The Falco rusticolus isolate bFalRus1 chromosome 5, bFalRus1.pri, whole genome shotgun sequence genome has a segment encoding these proteins:
- the ARHGEF5 gene encoding rho guanine nucleotide exchange factor 5 isoform X5, producing the protein MASSASDPERRERSDVSLMESEETSEGGTTPREASGVTGEVWDSTAVEREHHAPHASAKMSNSLSESAKGAELSTPEDCLSAPGKAAEMLGRPSNPLQKVPAGLEQEQGDAEPQKGLSELEREMLLSEGGLDCSLKLKQVELVDLESNQDSSLSTVQDGPDPGSAILQAVDLSTEFPQSQAELALCGSNSQAQHPKYPLADAISSQRETPKCFLVCKTVSEGHYKAEPFLDSLSMDSLQEVDAGAEQKQSSKNVAAPTHEQPTSEEAIDDMAKPHISEDAKESVRALEGLEENIESSFSHQLSSTLADDSQISSLQAECNISAGETRNSSMVKEQGTATVPKENSSASKCLHLEDDHRKTESRPASQAESAFQVKDTAKKNEEMSTSQHKKPAQEAVSELQQEEEKKECKLQNLLEEGKSLEPKDRKSKELNEKKQQLQMEDLNLEASASRSELSSVLRHNVDLCGLENVFLAEQTGSAFSPRESVSVDQHPGEDVLLKAYATEAGSGRQPLAVSSLSSNNLNAVGETPVVPPHTCHISDQAEDLEDSGRFSIGGQDIGEVDWDDRTRLGRENEHSDGHGKAVQRLDKRGAPLRGGVAALSSAENPEASVLHPSSGTKNLEPPDPIDPHPITENLGKAELQVFIPALPPELASVASTSGPQQEGASRMASLTPEDCPGTSLNKLLDSVEKPASQAASVQVRDPTSGETASVRTDPGEANISHELLISEEGFHEDLSGQSSFSVIYPSCLPLERSLPEGRRTVAVIAGPLEPPQTPGRTSTPLNHPETTQQKPPEESAIIQPKEMGVPVDREAQEMPLFDQSDCGLNQKEPGSRISSVLSTLTWPSEEDMVFAVSQQEQPLSPASHSSLPLVSEPDAKQLPRLPSLARSPRQTQAPALNANHLAQPPAPESYQPLAPLPYSRPHLNCGMYDSKLLATHPTISHPLHAAASLSDSNTVASASHREDVAEKDDLVPVTREWDLSDSGTHTETSDDSGVSLLAKSFSAVGNEALAGSSDASPETADHHMDIQYGKSSPDHPSWPSLEGLITSTNSKSRDSAQPPPMLAFTNPIHFLQLSPPSPPTTRTACQEEDISGELRWEQEAGVFGVDSKNVQAPLAFTEKTESERRIKQRLEGEGGEHHLVAQPKEEMPRHSPLEKSSSWPDKKSIRVVAQEPAANQENPIKRRVKSKDWHRQGLKRMSVPPDILQEVPSVPSEEEAHKTHREPPVSSETVILREKKPADAMENFKRRHSKLINSSRLLYQEYSDVVLNKAIQSQKRVDSFAEDIESSFPSSPRLRRKVLSPQDSYLQRLSVSSNASLWQDIPMIRGSRILLNMSRDEQKLQEAKFELIMSEASYLRSLNVAVDHFQRSAELQAMLTNQERQWLFSRLHDVRDVSASFLFDLEEKFEEDMFTFHVCDVALKHAPEFRRVYLPYVTNQTYQEQTFQRLLNGNAGFQQVLERLESDPVCQRLSLKSFLILPFQRITRLKLLLQNILKRTRPGSEEEVQATQAYDALEKLIKDCNENVQRMKSTEELIYLSQKIEFECKIFPLISQSRRLVKCGELTALDFSTLSPKWKVTTRPIYLHLFNDCLLLSRPKEGGRFVVFDHAAFSDVRGEKCEMKLHGTNKNVFRLFLLQNYQGKRVEFLFRTETHSEKLRWISALAPPRGELDLLECPDAPQVQCIKTYKARENDELALEKADIIMVMQYSNDGWIEGVKLSDRERGWFPSEHVELISSKHARQKNLKEEQRVKNAKQQVFCKK; encoded by the exons ATGGCAAGTTCAGCATCTGATCCAGAGAGACGTGAAAGATCA GATGTGTCACTGATGGAGTCTGAAGAAACCAGTGAGGGAGGGACCACTCCCCGAGAAGCCAGCGGCGTCACTGGGGAGGTTTGGGATTCTACAGCAGTTGAAAGAGAGCATCATGCCCCTCACGCATCAGCCAAAATGAGCAACAGCCTGTCTGAATCTGCAAAgggagcagagctcagcactcCTGAGGACTGCCTTTCTGCtccagggaaagcagcagagatgctgggcAGACCCTCTAACCCTCTGCAAAAAGTGCCAGCAGGATTGGAACAAGAGCAAGGTGATGCAGAGCCTCAAAAGGGACTCTCGGAAttggaaagagaaatgcttttaagtGAGGGTGGACTGGATTGTTCTCTGAAACTTAAGCAAGTAGAGCTGGTTGACCTGGAAAGCAACCAGGACTCTTCTCTCAGCACAGTCCAGGATGGGCCAGACCCTGGCAGTGCCATCCTGCAGGCTGTGGACCTCAGCACTGAGTTTCCTCAGAGCCAGGCAGAATTGGCACTTTGTGGCTCAAACTCTCAGGCTCAACATCCAAAATACCCTTTGGCAGATGCCATTTCCTCTCAGAGAGAGACACCTAAGTGCTTCTTGGTGTGTAAAACTGTTTCAGAGGGGCATTATAAGGCTGAACCATTTCTGGATAGCCTCTCCATGGATTCTTTGCAGGAGGTTGATGCTGgtgcagagcagaagcaaagcagcaaaaacGTGGCAGCACCAACTCATGAGCAGCCTACCTCAGAGGAAGCAATAGATGACATGGCTAAACCTCACATTTCTGAAGACGCTAAGGAAAGCGTAAGAGCACTTGAGGGTCTGGAAGAGAATATAGAGTCTTCCTTTTCCCATCAGTTGTCTTCCACCTTAGCAGATGACAGCCAGATAAGTTCACTACAAGCAGAATGCAACATCTCAGCTGGTGAAACAAGGAATAGCAGTATGGTCAAAGAGCAGGGAACAGCAACGGTTCCTAAAGAAAACTCATCCGCTTCTAAATGCCTTCATCTTGAAGATgaccacagaaaaacagagagcaGACCTGCCTCTCAAGCAGAGAGTGCCTTCCAGGTAAAGGatactgctaaaaaaaatgaggaaatgagTACTTCACAGCATAAGAAACCAGCACAGGAGGCAGTGTCTGAACTTcagcaggaagaagagaagaaagagtgCAAACTGCAGAATCTGCTGGAAGAAGGGAAATCTTTGGAGCCCAAAGATCGGAAAAGCAAGGAACTAAATGAGAAGAAACAACAATTGCAGATGGAAGACCTCAATCTGGAGGCATCAGCTTCCAGGTCAGAGTTATCTTCTGTTCTCAGGCATAATGTGGACTTGTGTGGTTTGGAAAACGTTTTTTTGGCTGAGCAAACAGGATCAGCATTTTCTCCTAGGGAGTCTGTCTCTGTGGATCAGCATCCCGGTGAGGATGTACTGCTGAAAGCTTATGCCACAGAAGCAGGTTCTGGACGTCAGCCACTCGCTGTTAGCTCTCTGTCCTCAAATAACCTGAATGCAGTGGGTGAAACTCCAGTGGTGCCTCCACACACATGCCATATCTCTGACCAGGCAGAAGACCTAGAAGACTCTGGCCGCTTTTCCATTGGTGGTCAGGATATTGGAGAAGTGGACTGGGATGACAGGACAAGACTGGGCAGGGAGAATGAGCACAGTGATGGGCATGGAAAGGCTGTCCAGAGGCTTGATAAAAGAGGTGCACCTCTTCGTGGAGGAGTGGCAGCGCTTTCTAGTGCAGAGAACCCAGAGGCTTCTGTTCTACATCCTTCCTCAGGTACCAAGAACTTGGAGCCACCTGATCCCATAGATCCTCATCCCATTACAGAAAATTTGGGAAAAGCTGAGCTTCAGGTCTTCATTCCAGCTTTACCTCCAGAGCTCGCCTCTGTGGCTTCAACATCTGGCCCACAGCAAGAGGGTGCTAGCAGAATGGCCTCCTTGACCCCTGAGGACTGTCCTGGCACCAGCCTGAACAAACTGCTAGACTCTGTAGAGAAGCCAGCCAGCCAAGCTGCTTCTGTACAAGTGCGGGACCCAACATCAGGGGAAACTGCTAGTGTACGTACTGATCCAGGGGAGGCCAACATTTCCCATGAACTCCTTATTTCTGAGGAAGGCTTTCATGAAGACCTTAGTGGCCAGTCTTCTTTCTCTGTAATATACCCAAGCTGTCTTCCTCTAGAGAGGAGCCTTCCTGAGGGCAGGAGGACTGTGGCTGTCATTGCAGGGCCTCTGGAACCACCCCAAACACCAGGCAGGACTTCCACTCCCCTGAACCACCCAGAGACAACTCAGCAAAAACCCCCAGAAGAAAGTGCCATTATCCAACCAAAAGAAATGGGAGTACCTGTGGATCGTGAAGCACAagaaatgcctttatttgatCAGTCTGACTGCGGTTTAAACCAAAAAGAGCCTGGATCCAGAATCTCCAGTGTCCTGAGCACCCTAACCTGGCCCTCTGAAGAAGATATGGTCTTTGCCGTGAGCCAGCAAGAACAACCTCTGTCCCCTGCATCCCATTCAAGCCTACCTCTGGTGTCTGAGCCTGATGCCAAACAGCTTCCTCGCCTTCCTTCCCTTGCCCGAAGCCCCAGGCAAACTCAGGCCCCTGCACTTAATGCAAATCACCTTGCCCAACCTCCAGCCCCTGAAAGTTACCAGCCGCTGGCTCCTTTACCCTACTCCAGGCCACATCTCAACTGTGGTATGTATGATAGTAAGTTACTAGCCACTCACCCTACTATAAGCCATCCTCTGCACGCTGCTGCCTCTCTGTCTGATTCTAATACTGTGGCCTCTGCTTCTCACAGAGAAGATGTAGCAGAGAAAGATGACCTTGTTCCAGTAACTAGAGAGTGGGATCTCAGTGACTCAGGTACCCATACAGAGACATCTGATGACTCAGGGGTCAGTTTGTTGgccaaaagcttttctgctgttggaAATGAAGCATTGGCCGGCTCCTCTGATGCCAGCCCTGAAACAGCAGACCACCACATGGATATACAGTATGGAAAATCTTCACCTGACCACCCTTCTTGGCCCTCGCTGGAAGGCCTGATAACATCCACAAACTCCAAGAGCCGGGACTCTGCACAGCCACCTCCAATGCTAGCATTCACCAATCCAATCCATTtcctccagctcagccctcCATCACCACCAACCACCAGGACAGCCTGCCAAGAGGAGGACATCTCAGGGGAGCTGCGATGGGAGCAAGAGGCAGGTGTCTTTGGTGTGGACTCAAAGAATGTCCAAGCTCCATTGGCattcacagagaaaacagaaagtgagAGGAGGATCAAGCAAAGGCTGGAAGGAGAAGGTGGGGAACACCACTTGGTAGCTCAGCCAAAGGAGGAAATGCCCAGACACTCACCCTTGGAGAAATCATCAAGTTGGCCAGACAAAAAATCGATCAGGGTAGTtgcacaggagccagcagccaATCAAGAAAACCCAATTAAACGCCGAGTAAAAAGCAAGGACTGGCACCGTCAGGGCCTGAAGAGGATGTCAGTACCACCAGACATCTTGCAGG AAGTTCCTTCTGTTCCTTCAGAGGAAGAAGCTCACAAGACACACAGGGAGCCACCAGTCAGTTCAGAAACAGTTATATTGCG agaaaagaaacctgCAGATGCAATGGAGAACTTCAAACGCCGGCACTCCAAACTGATCAACTCCT CAAGACTGCTGTATCAGGAATACAGTGACGTGGTTCTGAACAAGGCCATTCAAAGCCAGAAGAGAGTGGATTCTTTTGCAGAGGATATAGAGTCGAGTTTCCCGAGCTCTCCAAGGCTACGGAGGAAAGTGCTTTCTCCCCAGGACTCATATTTGCAGCGTCTGTCAGTCTCATCTAATGCGTCCCTCTGGCAGGACATCCCCATGATACGGGGCAGCAGAATACTACTCAATATGTCCCGTGATGAGCAGAAGCTGCAAGAG GCCAAGTTTGAGTTGATAATGTCTGAGGCTTCCTACCTGCGCAGTTTAAATGTGGCGGTGGATCACTTCCAGCGATCAGCAGAGCTCCAGGCAATGCTCACCAATCAAGAGCGTCAGTGGCTTTTCTCCCGCCTTCATGATGTACGCGACGTCAGCGCTAG TTTCCTTTTTGACTTGGAGGAGAAATTTGAGGAGGACATGTTCACCTTCCATGTGTGTGACGTGGCTCTGAAACACGCCCCTGAATTCCGCAGGGTGTATCTACCATATGTAACAAACCAGACATATCAGGAGCAAACCTTCCAGCGGTTACT aaatggaaatgcaggGTTCCAGCAAGTCCTGGAGAGACTGGAAAGTGATCCTGTATGCCAGCGCCTCTCACTGAAATCCTTCCTCATCCTTCCTTTCCAGCGCATCACTCGTCTCAAACTCCTTCTACAG AATATCCTGAAGAGAACTCGGCCTGGGTCTGAGGAGGAAGTGCAAGCAACACAGGCCTATGATGCGCTTGAAAAG CTCATCAAGGATTGCAATGAAAATGTCCAGCGCATGAAGAGCACTGAAGAGCTGATCTACCTCAGCCAGAAGATTGAATTTGAGTGCAAG ATATTCCCACTCATCTCACAGTCAAGGCGACTTGTAAAGTGTGGTGAGCTGACAGCACTGGACTTCAGCACCCTGAGTCCAAAATGGAAAGTCACCACCCGGCCCATCTACCTACATCTTTTCAATGACTGTCTGCTCTTGTCTCGGCCGAAGGA GGGTGGACGTTTTGTTGTGTTTGACCATGCTGCTTTCTCAGATGTGCGTGGGGAGAAGTGTGAGATGAAACTGCatggaacaaacaaaaatgtttttcgTCTCTTTCTACTTCAGAATTACCAGGGAAAGAGAGTGGAGTTTTTGTTTCGTACAGAGACACA CAGTGAGAAGCTGAGGTGGATCTCTGCTTTGGCTCCTCCGCGAGGAGAACTGGATCTCTTGGAGTGCCCCG ATGCACCCCAGGTTCAATGCATAAAGACTTACAAGGCTCGGGAAAATGATGAGCTGGCTTTGGAGAAAGCAGACATCATCATGGTTATGCAGTACAGCAATGATG GATGGATAGAAGGAGTCAAACTTTCGGACCGGGAGAGAGGCTGGTTCCCCTCAGAACACGTGGAACTCATCTCCAGTAAACATGCGCGGCAGAAGAACCTGAAGGAGGAACAACGTGTGAAGAATGCCAAGCAGCAGGTCTTTTGCAAGAAATAA
- the ARHGEF5 gene encoding rho guanine nucleotide exchange factor 5 isoform X4 produces the protein MASSASDPERRERSQDVSLMESEETSEGGTTPREASGVTGEVWDSTAVEREHHAPHASAKMSNSLSESAKGAELSTPEDCLSAPGKAAEMLGRPSNPLQKVPAGLEQEQGDAEPQKGLSELEREMLLSEGGLDCSLKLKQVELVDLESNQDSSLSTVQDGPDPGSAILQAVDLSTEFPQSQAELALCGSNSQAQHPKYPLADAISSQRETPKCFLVCKTVSEGHYKAEPFLDSLSMDSLQEVDAGAEQKQSSKNVAAPTHEQPTSEEAIDDMAKPHISEDAKESVRALEGLEENIESSFSHQLSSTLADDSQISSLQAECNISAGETRNSSMVKEQGTATVPKENSSASKCLHLEDDHRKTESRPASQAESAFQVKDTAKKNEEMSTSQHKKPAQEAVSELQQEEEKKECKLQNLLEEGKSLEPKDRKSKELNEKKQQLQMEDLNLEASASRSELSSVLRHNVDLCGLENVFLAEQTGSAFSPRESVSVDQHPGEDVLLKAYATEAGSGRQPLAVSSLSSNNLNAVGETPVVPPHTCHISDQAEDLEDSGRFSIGGQDIGEVDWDDRTRLGRENEHSDGHGKAVQRLDKRGAPLRGGVAALSSAENPEASVLHPSSGTKNLEPPDPIDPHPITENLGKAELQVFIPALPPELASVASTSGPQQEGASRMASLTPEDCPGTSLNKLLDSVEKPASQAASVQVRDPTSGETASVRTDPGEANISHELLISEEGFHEDLSGQSSFSVIYPSCLPLERSLPEGRRTVAVIAGPLEPPQTPGRTSTPLNHPETTQQKPPEESAIIQPKEMGVPVDREAQEMPLFDQSDCGLNQKEPGSRISSVLSTLTWPSEEDMVFAVSQQEQPLSPASHSSLPLVSEPDAKQLPRLPSLARSPRQTQAPALNANHLAQPPAPESYQPLAPLPYSRPHLNCGMYDSKLLATHPTISHPLHAAASLSDSNTVASASHREDVAEKDDLVPVTREWDLSDSGTHTETSDDSGVSLLAKSFSAVGNEALAGSSDASPETADHHMDIQYGKSSPDHPSWPSLEGLITSTNSKSRDSAQPPPMLAFTNPIHFLQLSPPSPPTTRTACQEEDISGELRWEQEAGVFGVDSKNVQAPLAFTEKTESERRIKQRLEGEGGEHHLVAQPKEEMPRHSPLEKSSSWPDKKSIRVVAQEPAANQENPIKRRVKSKDWHRQGLKRMSVPPDILQEVPSVPSEEEAHKTHREPPVSSETVILREKKPADAMENFKRRHSKLINSSRLLYQEYSDVVLNKAIQSQKRVDSFAEDIESSFPSSPRLRRKVLSPQDSYLQRLSVSSNASLWQDIPMIRGSRILLNMSRDEQKLQEAKFELIMSEASYLRSLNVAVDHFQRSAELQAMLTNQERQWLFSRLHDVRDVSASFLFDLEEKFEEDMFTFHVCDVALKHAPEFRRVYLPYVTNQTYQEQTFQRLLNGNAGFQQVLERLESDPVCQRLSLKSFLILPFQRITRLKLLLQNILKRTRPGSEEEVQATQAYDALEKLIKDCNENVQRMKSTEELIYLSQKIEFECKIFPLISQSRRLVKCGELTALDFSTLSPKWKVTTRPIYLHLFNDCLLLSRPKEGGRFVVFDHAAFSDVRGEKCEMKLHGTNKNVFRLFLLQNYQGKRVEFLFRTETHSEKLRWISALAPPRGELDLLECPDAPQVQCIKTYKARENDELALEKADIIMVMQYSNDGWIEGVKLSDRERGWFPSEHVELISSKHARQKNLKEEQRVKNAKQQVFCKK, from the exons ATGGCAAGTTCAGCATCTGATCCAGAGAGACGTGAAAGATCA cagGATGTGTCACTGATGGAGTCTGAAGAAACCAGTGAGGGAGGGACCACTCCCCGAGAAGCCAGCGGCGTCACTGGGGAGGTTTGGGATTCTACAGCAGTTGAAAGAGAGCATCATGCCCCTCACGCATCAGCCAAAATGAGCAACAGCCTGTCTGAATCTGCAAAgggagcagagctcagcactcCTGAGGACTGCCTTTCTGCtccagggaaagcagcagagatgctgggcAGACCCTCTAACCCTCTGCAAAAAGTGCCAGCAGGATTGGAACAAGAGCAAGGTGATGCAGAGCCTCAAAAGGGACTCTCGGAAttggaaagagaaatgcttttaagtGAGGGTGGACTGGATTGTTCTCTGAAACTTAAGCAAGTAGAGCTGGTTGACCTGGAAAGCAACCAGGACTCTTCTCTCAGCACAGTCCAGGATGGGCCAGACCCTGGCAGTGCCATCCTGCAGGCTGTGGACCTCAGCACTGAGTTTCCTCAGAGCCAGGCAGAATTGGCACTTTGTGGCTCAAACTCTCAGGCTCAACATCCAAAATACCCTTTGGCAGATGCCATTTCCTCTCAGAGAGAGACACCTAAGTGCTTCTTGGTGTGTAAAACTGTTTCAGAGGGGCATTATAAGGCTGAACCATTTCTGGATAGCCTCTCCATGGATTCTTTGCAGGAGGTTGATGCTGgtgcagagcagaagcaaagcagcaaaaacGTGGCAGCACCAACTCATGAGCAGCCTACCTCAGAGGAAGCAATAGATGACATGGCTAAACCTCACATTTCTGAAGACGCTAAGGAAAGCGTAAGAGCACTTGAGGGTCTGGAAGAGAATATAGAGTCTTCCTTTTCCCATCAGTTGTCTTCCACCTTAGCAGATGACAGCCAGATAAGTTCACTACAAGCAGAATGCAACATCTCAGCTGGTGAAACAAGGAATAGCAGTATGGTCAAAGAGCAGGGAACAGCAACGGTTCCTAAAGAAAACTCATCCGCTTCTAAATGCCTTCATCTTGAAGATgaccacagaaaaacagagagcaGACCTGCCTCTCAAGCAGAGAGTGCCTTCCAGGTAAAGGatactgctaaaaaaaatgaggaaatgagTACTTCACAGCATAAGAAACCAGCACAGGAGGCAGTGTCTGAACTTcagcaggaagaagagaagaaagagtgCAAACTGCAGAATCTGCTGGAAGAAGGGAAATCTTTGGAGCCCAAAGATCGGAAAAGCAAGGAACTAAATGAGAAGAAACAACAATTGCAGATGGAAGACCTCAATCTGGAGGCATCAGCTTCCAGGTCAGAGTTATCTTCTGTTCTCAGGCATAATGTGGACTTGTGTGGTTTGGAAAACGTTTTTTTGGCTGAGCAAACAGGATCAGCATTTTCTCCTAGGGAGTCTGTCTCTGTGGATCAGCATCCCGGTGAGGATGTACTGCTGAAAGCTTATGCCACAGAAGCAGGTTCTGGACGTCAGCCACTCGCTGTTAGCTCTCTGTCCTCAAATAACCTGAATGCAGTGGGTGAAACTCCAGTGGTGCCTCCACACACATGCCATATCTCTGACCAGGCAGAAGACCTAGAAGACTCTGGCCGCTTTTCCATTGGTGGTCAGGATATTGGAGAAGTGGACTGGGATGACAGGACAAGACTGGGCAGGGAGAATGAGCACAGTGATGGGCATGGAAAGGCTGTCCAGAGGCTTGATAAAAGAGGTGCACCTCTTCGTGGAGGAGTGGCAGCGCTTTCTAGTGCAGAGAACCCAGAGGCTTCTGTTCTACATCCTTCCTCAGGTACCAAGAACTTGGAGCCACCTGATCCCATAGATCCTCATCCCATTACAGAAAATTTGGGAAAAGCTGAGCTTCAGGTCTTCATTCCAGCTTTACCTCCAGAGCTCGCCTCTGTGGCTTCAACATCTGGCCCACAGCAAGAGGGTGCTAGCAGAATGGCCTCCTTGACCCCTGAGGACTGTCCTGGCACCAGCCTGAACAAACTGCTAGACTCTGTAGAGAAGCCAGCCAGCCAAGCTGCTTCTGTACAAGTGCGGGACCCAACATCAGGGGAAACTGCTAGTGTACGTACTGATCCAGGGGAGGCCAACATTTCCCATGAACTCCTTATTTCTGAGGAAGGCTTTCATGAAGACCTTAGTGGCCAGTCTTCTTTCTCTGTAATATACCCAAGCTGTCTTCCTCTAGAGAGGAGCCTTCCTGAGGGCAGGAGGACTGTGGCTGTCATTGCAGGGCCTCTGGAACCACCCCAAACACCAGGCAGGACTTCCACTCCCCTGAACCACCCAGAGACAACTCAGCAAAAACCCCCAGAAGAAAGTGCCATTATCCAACCAAAAGAAATGGGAGTACCTGTGGATCGTGAAGCACAagaaatgcctttatttgatCAGTCTGACTGCGGTTTAAACCAAAAAGAGCCTGGATCCAGAATCTCCAGTGTCCTGAGCACCCTAACCTGGCCCTCTGAAGAAGATATGGTCTTTGCCGTGAGCCAGCAAGAACAACCTCTGTCCCCTGCATCCCATTCAAGCCTACCTCTGGTGTCTGAGCCTGATGCCAAACAGCTTCCTCGCCTTCCTTCCCTTGCCCGAAGCCCCAGGCAAACTCAGGCCCCTGCACTTAATGCAAATCACCTTGCCCAACCTCCAGCCCCTGAAAGTTACCAGCCGCTGGCTCCTTTACCCTACTCCAGGCCACATCTCAACTGTGGTATGTATGATAGTAAGTTACTAGCCACTCACCCTACTATAAGCCATCCTCTGCACGCTGCTGCCTCTCTGTCTGATTCTAATACTGTGGCCTCTGCTTCTCACAGAGAAGATGTAGCAGAGAAAGATGACCTTGTTCCAGTAACTAGAGAGTGGGATCTCAGTGACTCAGGTACCCATACAGAGACATCTGATGACTCAGGGGTCAGTTTGTTGgccaaaagcttttctgctgttggaAATGAAGCATTGGCCGGCTCCTCTGATGCCAGCCCTGAAACAGCAGACCACCACATGGATATACAGTATGGAAAATCTTCACCTGACCACCCTTCTTGGCCCTCGCTGGAAGGCCTGATAACATCCACAAACTCCAAGAGCCGGGACTCTGCACAGCCACCTCCAATGCTAGCATTCACCAATCCAATCCATTtcctccagctcagccctcCATCACCACCAACCACCAGGACAGCCTGCCAAGAGGAGGACATCTCAGGGGAGCTGCGATGGGAGCAAGAGGCAGGTGTCTTTGGTGTGGACTCAAAGAATGTCCAAGCTCCATTGGCattcacagagaaaacagaaagtgagAGGAGGATCAAGCAAAGGCTGGAAGGAGAAGGTGGGGAACACCACTTGGTAGCTCAGCCAAAGGAGGAAATGCCCAGACACTCACCCTTGGAGAAATCATCAAGTTGGCCAGACAAAAAATCGATCAGGGTAGTtgcacaggagccagcagccaATCAAGAAAACCCAATTAAACGCCGAGTAAAAAGCAAGGACTGGCACCGTCAGGGCCTGAAGAGGATGTCAGTACCACCAGACATCTTGCAGG AAGTTCCTTCTGTTCCTTCAGAGGAAGAAGCTCACAAGACACACAGGGAGCCACCAGTCAGTTCAGAAACAGTTATATTGCG agaaaagaaacctgCAGATGCAATGGAGAACTTCAAACGCCGGCACTCCAAACTGATCAACTCCT CAAGACTGCTGTATCAGGAATACAGTGACGTGGTTCTGAACAAGGCCATTCAAAGCCAGAAGAGAGTGGATTCTTTTGCAGAGGATATAGAGTCGAGTTTCCCGAGCTCTCCAAGGCTACGGAGGAAAGTGCTTTCTCCCCAGGACTCATATTTGCAGCGTCTGTCAGTCTCATCTAATGCGTCCCTCTGGCAGGACATCCCCATGATACGGGGCAGCAGAATACTACTCAATATGTCCCGTGATGAGCAGAAGCTGCAAGAG GCCAAGTTTGAGTTGATAATGTCTGAGGCTTCCTACCTGCGCAGTTTAAATGTGGCGGTGGATCACTTCCAGCGATCAGCAGAGCTCCAGGCAATGCTCACCAATCAAGAGCGTCAGTGGCTTTTCTCCCGCCTTCATGATGTACGCGACGTCAGCGCTAG TTTCCTTTTTGACTTGGAGGAGAAATTTGAGGAGGACATGTTCACCTTCCATGTGTGTGACGTGGCTCTGAAACACGCCCCTGAATTCCGCAGGGTGTATCTACCATATGTAACAAACCAGACATATCAGGAGCAAACCTTCCAGCGGTTACT aaatggaaatgcaggGTTCCAGCAAGTCCTGGAGAGACTGGAAAGTGATCCTGTATGCCAGCGCCTCTCACTGAAATCCTTCCTCATCCTTCCTTTCCAGCGCATCACTCGTCTCAAACTCCTTCTACAG AATATCCTGAAGAGAACTCGGCCTGGGTCTGAGGAGGAAGTGCAAGCAACACAGGCCTATGATGCGCTTGAAAAG CTCATCAAGGATTGCAATGAAAATGTCCAGCGCATGAAGAGCACTGAAGAGCTGATCTACCTCAGCCAGAAGATTGAATTTGAGTGCAAG ATATTCCCACTCATCTCACAGTCAAGGCGACTTGTAAAGTGTGGTGAGCTGACAGCACTGGACTTCAGCACCCTGAGTCCAAAATGGAAAGTCACCACCCGGCCCATCTACCTACATCTTTTCAATGACTGTCTGCTCTTGTCTCGGCCGAAGGA GGGTGGACGTTTTGTTGTGTTTGACCATGCTGCTTTCTCAGATGTGCGTGGGGAGAAGTGTGAGATGAAACTGCatggaacaaacaaaaatgtttttcgTCTCTTTCTACTTCAGAATTACCAGGGAAAGAGAGTGGAGTTTTTGTTTCGTACAGAGACACA CAGTGAGAAGCTGAGGTGGATCTCTGCTTTGGCTCCTCCGCGAGGAGAACTGGATCTCTTGGAGTGCCCCG ATGCACCCCAGGTTCAATGCATAAAGACTTACAAGGCTCGGGAAAATGATGAGCTGGCTTTGGAGAAAGCAGACATCATCATGGTTATGCAGTACAGCAATGATG GATGGATAGAAGGAGTCAAACTTTCGGACCGGGAGAGAGGCTGGTTCCCCTCAGAACACGTGGAACTCATCTCCAGTAAACATGCGCGGCAGAAGAACCTGAAGGAGGAACAACGTGTGAAGAATGCCAAGCAGCAGGTCTTTTGCAAGAAATAA